The Alnus glutinosa chromosome 1, dhAlnGlut1.1, whole genome shotgun sequence region CAAGAGATACAAATATTCATCTTCCATCCAAGCAGCTGCTGAGAATATAACAAGTTTCTAAGAATAAAAATCCAACATCCCATACTCATAAATTCTATTTACTCACCTCTAGTACATTGTACACCACATATAATTTTATTGTTCCTTGACCACGGATCATGTGATATATTAAGCTGATGTCTGAGGCAACAaaagtgaaggaaaaaaaaattaatattacaaacATAAGAATTAGTGAGATATTAATTAGCACAAGAATATAATAGAAGTAACTGGTGCTCTATATCCTTACAAAACCTGTTCGCTGTAAAAGAGTGACTCCACAAGCTATTATAAGAAAACAGCCAAAATCAGACAGTTCTGCTGCAGACCGCATCTTGAACTGCCTGCCAAAAGCATGGTTAGGTTATTTCATAAACATCACAAGTTATTCAACAATGTATGCCAAAATGGGTAGAAATATATCTACATTCTTAGTTGTTTGGTAATGGCCCTATATTTTCCATTTCCAATCTCAGCAAATACCGATTAGAAAGCATAAAGGGGCGCAATCCAaatatacaggaagtatacaataGAGCCCCCCAATTAAGGAGAAGAAGAACATGAATCCATATATtctaaaacagaagaaaaacaataattgtTGTAAGCCACCACGCAAACATAGAGAAATTTGATAATAGCTTTTAACTCTAAAACCGATTTCTCACAATCTTTAAAGTTCCGAGCATTATGccctctccaaatacaccacattaagcacaaaggaGACAACCTCCAAATTTCTAAATTGCAGCAACTTCCAAACTGACCTCTCCAGCTAGCCAACAACTCCACCACCCTTTGAGGCATGACCCATTCCAATCCAAAAAGATGGTAAATAGATACCGACAAAGCTCTAGCCACTtcatagtgaagaagaagatgatctacGGTCTCCCCATTCCTCTTGCACATGTTGcaccaacaaaacaaagaacACCACTTTCAAATGAGCCTTTtttctccaaatgctcttccaaaGAAATGGAGGACCAGTCAAGGTGGGGAAGGGGGCAAAGGGCATGATAAAAAGATCTAACCTCAAATATCTACCTTTTCGAAGGAATCCAATAGATCTTATCCTTGAAACCTCATCTCAACCTGAAAGAGTACAAAAGAATAAAGAACGAAGTGACCAACTCCACCTCAATCACACACTAGTTTGGTAAAAAAGCAATATTCCATCTAAGAGTATCATCAGAAAATTGCACATAATCTAGCACCAAAGCCTCTTTACAACGAGCAATACTAATAACTCCAAAAAAACTACCTTCAAAGTCTAGTCCCACACCATAGATCGTGCCAAAACCTGATGTTGGACCCATCTCCCACCTTATGTTTGACAAGTCTAGAGAAATCCCCTACCACGTCctaatgtttttccataccccaaCCCTGAATGACCCAACAACCTCTTTGGAACAACACCTTCCTCACATGCTCTCATATTTAACTTCCACCGCCGATCCCTACAAAGCCTTCCTCTCCATGGCAAAACGCCATAATTAGTTCCCTCTGCAAGAGAGCTCGATTAAATAGAATCATGGTTAGATCCCCCCACCCCACCTTTCAAACAACCTATGGAAAATAGCGCACAAATCTTAGACCAAATGACTAGATAGAATTTAAATTTGTCACCGACTTCACCCCATAAAACCCATTGATGTTTCTTAATACGGTTAGCAACAGCGAGGATGGGGAAAAAGAACAGGTAGTAAATAGGCAAATTGGAAAGAGTGCTTTTAATCAATGTCAACCTACCACCATTAGACAGATAAAGCCTCTTCCAATTCGCCAAATGACGTTCCATTTCTCAATAATACCATCCCATATCTATTGAGCCTTATACGAAGCCCCCAACAAAGAACCCAAAtacttaattttctttataagtaatttaaagGACCCAAATACTTCATAGGCAAAAAGGACACCCAACAGTCAAGGATACAAGCCAAGCCATCAAAATCTCCCACCAGCCAACAGGGACTATTTGATTTAGAGAAGTTAATCTTTATCTTTAAACCCGAGACAACTTCAAAACAAAAGTAGAGACAACACAGATGATAGGGATGATCTAGATCTGCCACACTAAAGATCAAAGTACCGTCCGCAAATTAAAGTTGAGACACGAGGAGCTCATCATTATTCGTCGACCCCATTGACAAACCTCATTAGAGCCCCCTCCCTATTCACAATGGTGGACAACAACgtactcaaagcctccatggcaacaacaaacaacaaagggGATCAATGATACCCTGTCTCAGGCCACGACAATTATTAAAGAAATCGGCGGGACATCCATTGGTCAAAACAAAGAAGTGCCCCATATAAATACAATAAGCTATCTATTCGCACcatttctctccaaaaccacatctcctcaacaaatacaacaagaaaccctaaaaacatGTTCATACACCTTCTATGAGTCCAACTTGCAGAGCACACCGGGACTCTTGGATCTAATACAACTATtaaggcattcattggcaacAAGGACTAAATCTAAGATTTGACTCCCCCCTAATGAAAGCATTCTGAGACCTGAAAATAACCTAATCCAACACAATTTTTATCCTGTTAGCTAGGACTTTAGAGATGATTTTATACACGTACCCACGAGACTAATGGGTTGGAAATCCTTAAATTTGCAGCCCCAACTTTCTTGGGAAATGAGGGAAATAAAGTAGCGTTCAGGAACTTACCCCGAGCATGAAACTCATGAAAAATATTCATGGTATCTTCTTTCAGAACCTCCCAACACGtctagaagaaaacaaaaaaaaaaaccttcaaggCCCGAGGCCTTATCACCATGTAGAGCTTTCACCACCACAAAGACCTCACTCTCTCAAAAGTACTTTCCATCCACATAACCTACTCAACACTAATAGATCTAAAAGGAAACCGTCCAATTTTATCCGCCAACTAAATTGTTTTGAATAAAGGCAAGTGTAAAACCGCACAATATGCTCCCTAATTTTTGAAGAATCAAAAGAAATGGAGCCATTAAAAACTATTGAATCAACGGTGTTCTTTCTTCTGTTCGAATTAGCCACCCAATGGAAAATTTTTGTATTcttatctccctctctcaacTAAAGAGCCCTTGATTTTTGTCCCTAGCTCACTTCTTCGTAAAGAATAGTCTTTTCCAAGTCACCAATGATTTCAGCCTTTCCCAACCTTTCAACATCAAAAAAGGATCTTTCCTCTACAATAACATCAAGATCTCGAAGTTCATCCATAAGAACCTTTTTCCGCTTCACAACATTTCCAAAtacctcttcattccatttttttcaaGTCAATTTTAAACGCTTTCAATTTACATGCCGAAATAAAACTAAGGGAGCCTTGAAAGATGTAAGGCATCCAACACTTATTCACCTTTTTCACAAAGCCCTCAAATTTTAGACATATTCTTGAACTTAAAATATCAAGTGCCCCTACCAACAATGCCATAGCCAAGCAAAATAGGAAAGTGATCCAAAAGAATTCTGGGGAGCCTCCTCTAAACGATATCTAGGAACTAGGGTTCCCAATCATGAGAGAGAAGAAACCTATCAATCCTAAACCATGAAGAAGTATCACAATTATTAGACCACGCGAAGTTCTCGCCTACCAAAGGGATATCCTCCATTAGACACTAATCaagaataaattcaaaaaaatccaACAACGATGGGGGAATGACGGGTGTTGTTAGATCTCTCACTTGGGTAACATATGATATTGAAATTGTCCTCAATACACCATGGTAAACCCCACCAACTAATCAACCTAGCTAGTTCATCCCAAAGCATTTTCCTGTCAATGTCGACACATTAGGACCATAAACACCCGCAAAAGCCCACTCAAAATAATCTTCGACACTTCTAAAAGAACAAGAAACCGAAAATGCCCCCACgcattcctcattttttttccaccaccctcatatccacattaacaaaattctgCCAAAAGCCCCTCTTGAACCCaaataacaccaatccacatgttgaCAACATCATAAACTGCACACAACAACCCTAGATACAAACTCCAAGTTAGGTTATTGTAAACAAACTATGTTTACCTTCCAATCTCTTAAGAAGATTTGTAACCCTCATCCTTTTATCCCTCTCATTCAACCCTCACATTCCAGGATATAATCTTAGGCTTCGGTAAGAACACATTGGTCCCCTTCCATTACCTTTACCTCTATTAGAATGACCTCCCTTAAAGTCATAGTTGATGGAACAAGCTAATATCTTTAGTTCACGCTGCCTTCTGTTCTCTGACTTAGAAAGAGAGTTAGGAGAATTAGCCGGACCATTCTAATGACGACTTGTTCCAATAGCAATGAACAAAGCCATTAGCTCATGCTCAAAACCCTTACATGACAGCCCCATAATGTGACAAAAACTCTTCACTTTCTGAACCACCCAGAGCATATCTGGCTCGTCAACAACAGCAAGGGGGGGAATAAATTAAAGACTCACTGTCCCTAGGCTCATCCCCAAAATAAAGCattgattccaaagaagaaggCCCTTCATCCCCATAACTGCTAAAGAAGCTTATTCCAAAGCCATTTCCTTCTGAAAGGGTTGCCCGCACACACTCTAGCTCCTATCCCACGCTACTACTCTCACCCAAGCTATTCACTAGTAGAGAAAAGATAGCCTCAAAATTTAATCCATTAAAGGAACCCCCATCCCTTCCATGATGTCGAAAGCTCACTCCAAGACCTCAAGAACACCCATTGACCTCTACCGCATAAAAGCAAAGAGCACAGCCACCTCCTCCTTGATGATGCATGTCTGCTTGAACACAAATTTCCAGAGGCTCATCCACCAGTGCCCTAAACTCCAAAATTCCGACTCCAAGGTCACTGTTGGTGGGATCTAAACTAATGACAGTCTCCGACGAGAGACGGCAACAAAGGGTGACACCACAGAAAAAGGGCCACCTACAGGGCTCTTAGAACCTACGCCACCTGAATCTCCAACACTCCCCTCCCAATCTCCTCCAAGGTTGGCGGCATTGGTTGTAGGAGGTGGTGAAGATGTCAGAAAGCCTATGTGCTGAGCAAATGGTTGACCCAAAACCGCTACTACATCCAAGCCCACAAGTCCACCCTACCCCAGATCTAATTCTCCACTTAACAATAGATTTGAGCCGGGGCTGAGAGCTTGAACCACGGGCTCTAACTCACTCCCTATCAGAATGGGCCAACCAAGAAGGTGGGACTGCATTACTCGCAGCTAGGCCTGTAGATATTTGGATCGGGCTTTAGATCCAAAAAGCATGTGAACTGAGAAGAAAGAGGTGTAAAGCTTGCTCCTGCACATGAGCCCAAAGAAGAGGCCCCACGCCCAAGCTCTTGGATCAACCCTTACCAAAAGCTCTGGGCTAAACAACACAACTCGGGCTTGATCCTGTGACACACGCCCCTTCGGGCTAGACCACTATAGATGGGCCTGGAATATTCGGACCCAAGGCATCAGACTGATTGGAAGGGGCCCTCACACAGCCTACTCCCCTCCCAAACCCACGAAAGCCTAGCACCATCTCGAGCCTCTCAATACAACGTTCAATTTCTACTTTGAGAAGGAGCAACATGTCTCTGATTGCACAAAGGTCCAAATTATCAAATAAAACGTCTCGAGGTGCATCAGACCTGGCAAAGTTGGCACGAAACCTGGAATACCCTAACACCAACCCAGGCGACCCCTAATCCACCAATCTGAAATATTTGCACTGCCCTTGCACGCTGTAAGAATTACCGGAGATTGCTCCGACCTTTCCAGAACCTCCACATACGTCCTTTTCCCGACAACCTCTGTTAGGGCCTTCTCCTTTGTTGTCGTTGTGCTACCACCCACTTCACTCAAAGGAAGACCATCGAGAGGCTTACGAGAAGGCATAACTTTGAAACCATCGCCGAAGGACAATTGGAAGGAGAGTGTCTTCTACAACTTGAGAGTGCAGCTTCTCCAGCCCTTCCCTTTACATCCTTTTGATATGATAATGAAGGCTCTCCGCCTCCTCCATATTCCATAAGAGCCAAATACTGACCATGGCAATTGATATGTCTTTGAGCAATAAAAGCTCTACTCCCCAACTCTGGAGGATTTCACGAATTCCTACCTCCCCTCCCCATATAACAAAGCCTCCAAGTACCAACAGCCACCCCACACTAACCTTACCCAAAAGAACTTCTTGAGAAAAACCCCTTCTCCTTTCAACTGTTTGTAACACAGAAGACCCCTCAACTGCCAAAAGCTTGAATACCTTAGCTTTGTCAAAGAAACTACTCGAATAACACATATTAGAACACCCTAACAGGAGAACTATGATAAAACTGTTGCAGGAATGACCAACACACGGGTTACGAGTGCCAGGGCGTGCCTACACGTGCcgtcaagagagagagaggtaatagaaaagaaaagaactacTCAATTTTTTCCTGGACTCCTAAATGACTCACACCCTTTCaatcgcaattcaaaaatcATATGCTGTAAGATTGGCCAATAACCGAAAATGCAATTTACATTCATATCAAATGCTTTATTGCATGAaaataacaattcaaaaaaGATAACTAACCTTGTACATAGAAGCCTCCATAAGGTCATCACAATCCTTGTTGGCATGACAGTTAACAGTGATAGAAATGAATCGAAGCAGACAAAGAAGCCAACATCTATAAGCTGTCAAAATTTCGTCACATTTGAGAATCTCTATCACAAGAATTATGCATAACCTAGTTAAACTGCTTGACGAGAATTCTGATAATTTCCCTCCTTCAAAACTGCAAATGCATTTTGATACCCTTTTGTTTTACATTGACAATGACAAACATGTTAAACATACCAACGCATTAAGTTCAAGTTTTCTTCAAGTTCACGAATGCAGAGCAAAGAAATTACCAATTCACATCTCCAAGGCAGGCGGAAGATAGTATCGTAAACTCTCTCTCGTTCTTTCTCATTACCCAGAGTTGTGGTGCTCCGTAATGAATTGCCATTGTGCATTTCTTCCATGAAGTACTTGAATGGCGATTTCTCCACCGAAAACCCAACTGATAGCAAGAAACacctccaaaaataaaaagaacgaATGTAGGAAAGCAATTAACTAGTCATGAATAATGCAATGAGCAAGGATCGATTCGACTCACGATTGGGATCTTCGGCCATGAGCCGCTTCCAATCCAAGGACTCCGCAGTCTCTAACGTGTTGGGGACCACGTTCCCATTCGGCTCGCCCCGTTGCATCGCGGCCGAGCTCACCTCGACGCCCTTTTCACTCTCATTGTCCTCAATGCACGATGCCGCTGCGTCATCGCCGGTCCCGGTCACAGTCCTCTGCCTCAACTCCCCGAAATTGAACCCCTCGCCGCGCACCTTCTGGACCTCCGGCTCCGTCACCTCGGTCACCGTACACACGCTCCCTCCGCTCTCCTCCGCTACCCTAATCTCCTCGTACACAACGCTATAGCTCATGCACTTCGATTCCAATTCATTCGTACAATTCGTGCAGTCTCTCTCTCCACTTCCGAAGATCGAAAACGCGTCGCTGTTTCCGGCAAACGTGTTTGTGTTTTCAGAGTGATTGAAAACGGATTCGGGATCGACGGTTCGCTCGGCAATCGGATCCTCGGTAATGGCGGACTCGATCGTTTTCTTTCTCTTGGAGGCTTTTTTGTGTCTCCGTTTCTTGCATTTCGGCTTCTCAGTGGTTTTGGATTCAGCGACGTGGCTTTGGATGGGATCTGAGTCTGAGCGGTAGACCAGGGATTCGTCATCTACGAGCGAACTGCTTTGGCTGAGAATCTCGAACGAGAGCTTTCTGCCGTCGGATCTCGACGCCATGGCTGAGCCACCAcccccaaaaagaaattaaaattaaaaggagaaaaagaggaCTGAGAGGATTTTGGGAAACATACATGGAAATGGAAGCGTTTCCGGATTTTTTGGCTTGCGAGTTGGGACAATGAATTGGCGCAAGAATATTCTACTTCGTTCTTACGCTTATTGGAGTCCACCGGACTTCACtccatttgatttgattatagGCCGCGGATATTTAAcgatattctttcttcttcctttcatttcttttcttttcttttttctttttttcttttttattttttttaagagaaatagtTTTTAGGTACAAATATCACATATCACGAGTTTGTTTTGAAAGTAAttgtgttttgaaattttttgtgttGTGTAGTAAAAAATGTTGTTGTAAtgtaaaattttagaatattttatgaaaaaatgaaaaaaaaaatttgtttatcgtagatttttttttggaatttgatTCTtatacaacaccaatacaacaactgtacaacaacccctcacatg contains the following coding sequences:
- the LOC133877663 gene encoding protein POLLEN DEFECTIVE IN GUIDANCE 1 encodes the protein MASRSDGRKLSFEILSQSSSLVDDESLVYRSDSDPIQSHVAESKTTEKPKCKKRRHKKASKRKKTIESAITEDPIAERTVDPESVFNHSENTNTFAGNSDAFSIFGSGERDCTNCTNELESKCMSYSVVYEEIRVAEESGGSVCTVTEVTEPEVQKVRGEGFNFGELRQRTVTGTGDDAAASCIEDNESEKGVEVSSAAMQRGEPNGNVVPNTLETAESLDWKRLMAEDPNLGFSVEKSPFKYFMEEMHNGNSLRSTTTLGNEKERERVYDTIFRLPWRCELLIDVGFFVCFDSFLSLLTVMPTRIVMTLWRLLCTRQFKMRSAAELSDFGCFLIIACGVTLLQRTDISLIYHMIRGQGTIKLYVVYNVLEIFDKLCQNFNGDVLQTLFNSAEGLASCPPESMRFWLWRFIFDQALATAASIVHSFILLAQAITLSTVIVAHNNALLALLVSNNFAEIKSNVFKRFSKDNIHSLVYFDSVERFHISAFMLFVLAQNILEAEGPWLESFVFNALMVYICEMAIDIIKHSFIGKFNDIKPIAYSEFLEDLCKQTLNIQTEGAKKNLTFVPLAPACVVIRVLTPVYAAHLPFNPLPWRLFWIILLSAMTFVMLTSLKVMIGMGLKQHATWYVKRCRKRNHHLHYD